Proteins found in one Miscanthus floridulus cultivar M001 chromosome 4, ASM1932011v1, whole genome shotgun sequence genomic segment:
- the LOC136551476 gene encoding chlorophyllase-1-like: protein MAAPVETMNPSTEVLETAVTSVFQPGKLAVELISVDHNTDPTPPIPVLIAAPKDSGTYPVAMLLHGFCLQNHFYEQVLKHIASFGFIMVAPQFHISILGMAKGDTEDISAAAQVTDWLAKGLPSVLPKGVEPNLSKLALAGHSRGGHTAFSLALGHGKTNLNFSALIGLDPVAGQGKFLQISPKILTYEPSSFDIAMPVLVIGTGLGEEKRNILFPPCAPKDVNHKEFYLECKPPCYYFVTKDYGHLDMLDDDAPKFMTCMCKDGKNCKDMMRRSVAGIMVAFLKAVLSGDDGDLSVILKDPGLAPTTLDPVEHRLA, encoded by the exons ATGGCAGCACCAGTAGAGACCATGAACCCTAGCACTGAGGTTCTTGAGACTGCAGTCACCTCAGTGTTCCAGCCAGGGAAGCTTGCCGTCGAGCTGATTTCAGTGGATCACAACACAGATCCTACACCACCGATCCCCGTCTTGATTGCCGCTCCCAAGGATTCAGGAACATACCCAGTCGCCATGCTCCTGCATGGCTTCTGCCTCCAGAACCATTTCTACGAACAAGTTCTCAAACACATTGCCTCTTTTGGCTTCATCATGGTTGCACCGCAG TTCCATATCAGCATCCTGGGCATGGCCAAAGGTGACACTGAGGACATATCCGCAGCAGCCCAAGTGACAGATTGGCTCGCCAAAGGGCTACCATCCGTCCTGCCCAAAGGCGTCGAGCCCAACCTTTCCAAGCTCGCTTTGGCCGGCCACAGCCGAGGTGGCCACACGGCATTCTCTCTAGCCCTGGGGCATGGCAAGACCAACCTCAATTTCTCTGCCCTCATCGGTCTCGACCCTGTTGCTGGACAAGGCAAGTTTCTGCAAATATCACCCAAGATCCTCACCTATGAGCCCTCCTCTTTCGACATTGCGATGCCGGTACTGGTCATTGGCACCGGGCTGGGAGAGGAGAAGAGGAACATACTGTTCCCTCCCTGTGCCCCCAAAGATGTGAACCACAAGGAGTTCTACCTCGAGTGCAAGCCACCTTGCTACTACTTTGTCACCAAGGACTATGGGCATCTGGACATGCTAGACGACGATGCTCCCAAGTTCATGACCTGCATGTGCAAGGACGGGAAAAACTGCAAGGACATGATGAGGAGGAGCGTTGCAGGGATCATGGTTGCATTCTTGAAGGCCGTGCTCAGTGGAGACGATGGTGATCTTAGTGTCATATTGAAAGATCCTGGGCTCGCACCGACCACGCTGGACCCTGTTGAGCACCGTCTGGCATGA